The proteins below come from a single Ostrinia nubilalis chromosome Z, ilOstNubi1.1, whole genome shotgun sequence genomic window:
- the LOC135086803 gene encoding coatomer subunit gamma-2-like, which yields MSRRDKKEDEDAVGTIFQNLDKTTLIQEARYFNSTPVNPRKCIHILTKIIYLLYQGEKLGTQEATDVFFATTKLFQSKDVVLRRLVYLCIKELSPMAQDVIIVTSSLTKDMTGKEDLYRAAAIRALCCITDSTMLQAIERYMKQAIVDKNPAVSSAALVSALHLSATVPDLVRRWVNEAQEAIMSENAMVSYHALAVVAGARRNDRLSTVKLVTKFSRTPLRSPYALTLLIRYAAKLSEEDETDAADGYLDFIESCLRHKSEIVVYEAAHAIVNSSKSTKAIAHAVSVLQIFCGSSKPHLRFAGARTLAKLTAKHPNAVADCAPDLENLISDPNRSVATLAVTTLLATGTESSIDRLMKQISGFMSEISDEFKIVVVQAIRRLCSKYPRKHQSLAAFLAGMLRDEGGVQYKTAIADAIIALVEENPEAKETGLAHLCEFIEDCEHTSLAVRILHVLGREGPKARQPSRYIRYIYNRVILESGAVRAAAVSTVARFGATRPELLPNIRVLLARCTLDDDDEVRDRAIYYSAILDSGDPQLINDYIINVPIPNPVLLEKALEDFVNSGKAEEETFNIAAVPSAEEPKETKETPIEIESRKQPVVSREEKYAEELKVVPGIEKIGPIFKTCESIDLTEPETEYRVRCVKHIYSRHVILQFECLNTLSDQLLTRVHVRLCHPPGYRLLSEVPCDVLPYNKQESIFYLLSFPENPLDSECSFEASLEFVVRDCDPTTGLPDGGSGYTDTYPLEEFEIRCADQFRLRAAGDDWESSWNAAASADEASDTFGLSQSDVGEAAVAVCEHLGLPKASIDGDAVKDIRGGGMWRGGNPILLRARLVSAQGAVTMQLTVRSTQAQIATFLLAAVG from the exons ATGAGTCGTCGTGATAAGAAAGAAGATGAAGATGCCGTGGGAACTATTTTTCAAAATCTGGATAAGACTACGCTTATCCAAGAAGCGAGGTATTTTAATTCTACCCCTGTGAACCCTCGAAAATGTATACATATCCTCACAAAGATCATTTATTTGCTGTATCAGGGAGAGAAACTGGGTACGCAAGAAGCAACAGACGTGTTCTTTGCTACTACAAAGCTGTTTCAATCGAAAGATGTAGTTTTGCGTCGCCTGGTATACCTGTGTATCAAGGAGCTGAGCCCCATGGCTCAAGACGTCATCATTGTGACTTCTTCGCTAACGAAAGACATGACTGGGAAAGAAGATTTGTACCGAGCGGCTGCTATTAGAGCATTATGCTGCATCACAGATAGCACGATGCTTCAAGCTATTGAGCGTTACATGAAGCAGGCAATTGTTGATAAGAATCCGGCGGTCAGTTCAGCGGCTCTTGTTTCGGCGCTGCACTTGTCGGCGACTGTCCCAGACCTCGTCCGGCGTTGGGTGAATGAGGCTCAG GAAGCCATCATGTCCGAAAACGCGATGGTGTCGTACCACGCACTGGCGGTAGTAGCTGGAGCCCGGCGCAACGACCGCCTGTCAACTGTCAAGCTGGTCACCAAGTTTTCACGAACACCGCTTCGATCACCATATGCACTTACCCTTCTCATACGCTATGCTGCTAAATTATCTGAAGAAGATGAAACTGATGCTGCTGATGGATATTTAGATTTCATAGAATCTTGTTTGCGACACAAATCAGAAATAGTCGTTTACGAAGCTGCTCATGCAATTGTAAATTCCAGTAAGTCTACCAAAGCAATTGCTCATGCCGTTTCTGTACTACAAATATTTTGCGGCTCGTCTAAACCACACCTGCGATTTGCTGGAGCTCGAACTCTAGCTAAACTAACAGCCAAACATCCAAATGCTGTCGCTGACTGCGCTCCTGACTTGGAGAACTTGATTTCAGACCCAAATAGATCTGTAGCTACTTTGGCCGTAACCACCCTGCTGGCCACTGGAACTGAAAGTTCCATCGATCGCTTGATGAAACAAATATCAGGCTTCATGTCTGAAATATCAGATGAATTCAAAATAGTTGTTGTTCAAGCAATTAGACGGTTGTGCTCTAAATATCCTCGCAAACATCAGTCTTTGGCCGCATTTTTGGCTGGTATGCTTCGTGACGAAGGTGGTGTACAATACAAGACGGCTATTGCTGATGCTATAATAGCGCTGGTTGAAGAAAACCCAGAAGCTAAAGAAACTGGCTTGGCACATCTCTGCGAATTTATTGAAGATTGTGAACACACATCATTGGCAGTACGAATACTGCATGTATTAGGTCGTGAAGGACCAAAAGCGCGTCAACCTTCCCGGTACATACGGTATATTTATAATCGAGTCATCTTGGAATCTGGTGCAGTTCGTGCCGCAGCAGTTTCAACGGTAGCCCGCTTCGGAGCTACGCGGCCTGAGCTTCTTCCCAATATCCGAGTCCTCTTAGCTCGTTGTACGTTGGACGATGACGACGAAGTTCGCGACCGAGCTATTTACTATAGTGCTATCCTGGATTCGGGCGATCCTCAACTCATTAACGACTATATTATTAACGTACCTATTCCAAATCCAGTTCTTTTGGAAAAGGCTCTGGAAGATTTTGTGAATTCAGGTAAAGCAGAAGAGGAAACATTTAATATTGCTGCCGTTCCTTCAGCTGAAGAACCAAAAGAAACCAAAGAAACGCCAATAGAAATAGAATCTCGCAAACAGCCAGTGGTGTCGCGAGAGGAAAAGTATGCAGAAGAATTAAAGGTTGTGCCTGGAATTGAGAAAATTGGACCAATATTTAAAACTTGCGAAAGTATCGATCTAACCGAACCTGAAACTGAGTATCGCGTTCGTTGCGTAAAACATATCTATTCTCGGCATGTGATCCTTCAGTTCGAATGCTTAAATACACTTAGCGATCAACTTCTTACAAGAGTTCACGTCCGTTTGTGCCATCCTCCTGGTTACAGGCTATTAAGTGAAGTACCATGTGACGTATTACCTTACAACAAACAAGAGAGCATTTTCTACCTGTTATCTTTTCCTGAAAATCCACTGGATTCGGAATGCTCATTTGAAGCAAGCTTAGAGTTTGTGGTGCGTGATTGCGACCCAACAACGGGTTTGCCGGATGGTGGTAGTGGATATACAGATACTTATCCACTGGAGGAATTCGAAATAAGATGTGCTGACCAATTTAGATTGCGGGCCGCCGGTGACGATTGGGAATCTTCTTGGAATGCTGCGGCTTCCGCGGACGAAGCGAGTGATACGTTTGGCTTGTCCCAATCAGACGTTGGAGAAGCTGCTGTGGCTGTTTGTGAGCATTTGGGTCTGCCCAAGGCGTCTATTGACGGAGATGCCGTCAAGGACATTCGTGGCGGAGGAATGTGGCGTGGAGGAAACCCTATACTCTTGCGAGCCCGCCTCGTGTCTGCTCAGGGCGCTGTCACCATGCAGCTGACAGTGCGCTCAACCCAGGCCCAGATAGCTACTTTCCTGTTAGCTGCTGTTGGTTAA